Genomic window (Streptomyces sp. RerS4):
GGCGGCCGCCCTCGGCGTCCGGCGGGTAGACGATGACGCGCAGGTCAGGACTCATCCCTCCACCGTGCCGGTACCCGGTCATTCGAGCACTCCGAGGGCGGTGTCCGGGCGGCAGTGGATACAGGCCGGCACGCCCTCGGCCAGGAGCTGGCGTACCTGCTCGGCGGCGGCCGGGACGCACCGCTTGCCGGTGTCCCAGCAGTCCCCGGTGTGAAGGCGGACCGGGAGCTGATGCACCGGTCGACGGTGTTCAGCTGCTTGGTAGCTGAAGGATGCGGCACGGTTGCCGTTGGCCGTCATGCGCGGGTCATCGAGCGCGGGTCGGTCTCATTCCTCGGGCTGGTGGACGTAGTACCCGTCGAGTGCGTTGTAGGCGCGTTTGTCGAAAAGGTCGCCGACGACGTCTGGACGGATGGCGGGGTAGGTCGCGAGCCCAGCAAGCCAAATCGCCTTGGCTCCCGCCGCGTACCCGGCGACAGGGTTCCCCGCCGGGTCGACGGCCATTAGGCCCGCAGGGATCGCTTTCCCTCCGCGGACGACGATCACTGGCTGTCCCTCGGGGTACTCAATCGACAGCGCGGCGATGTCCTCGGGGTTGACCTCGGAGGCAGGTACCCAGCGCAGGGAGGGGTCGATGTAGGCGTCTGGGTAGGACTCGAGAAGAAGACGGTTGCCCGATGTGTGCGGGTATCCGAGGTGTGCGTAGGCGCGGGCGAGTTCCTTGAGCTGAGCGGATGCTTGGGCGGGGGGCTGCTCCGTCAGGTTCTGGGCTTCGGTGCCGATGGCGGTCAGGAGCTGGTCACGGGCTTCCGCGGCGGCGGGTGACTCAGCCGGAATGGTGGTCGGCGCCGGCGCGGGGGCCGGGGCGTCTGCGCCAGCCTGCGAGGTAGTGGAGCGTACATCGAAGAAGCCATGGATGGGCTTCATCGTTCCGCTGATCGGGCTGAAGCTCATGTCCTCGTCGCGGGTAGTGACGAGGGTGTAGGCGCGCGCGAGTTCCGCCAGGTGAGTGGATGCCTGGCCGGGGTACTTCTGCAGGTTCCGGGCCGTGGTGCCGATGACGGTCAGGAGTGCGTCGCGGGCCTCCGTCGCGGCGGGTGTTTCGGGCGTGGTGATCGGTGCCGGGATCTGCTGCAGGACGAATGTCCGTTCGGGAAGCGTGACCCTCATTGGAATGGGGAGAGGCGCCTCTTCATCTTCGCGGAAGGCGTACCTTGCGGCCGCGCGGAATGTGGTGGCGGATGTCACCAGCGCGTAGGCGCGGGACAGTTCGACCAAGGCGGTTGACGCCTGACCGGCGGACGTCTCCGCGACGGTCTGGGCTTCGGTGCCGATAGCGGCCAACAGCTTGTCGTGGGCGTCGTCGTTGGCGACGGGAGTGGAGTCGGCTGGGTTGCTGGTCATAGGGCGCCTCGTGGCTCGTCGGACTGGTTCTCGTCAGGCTAGAGCCGCGCGGTCGACCGCTAGCCTTCCTTGATCCACGAGACGGGAACGCGCCACTACTTGGCCGATTTTGGGGAAGGCGCAAGTCCATCGTCAGCCACCAGCAGGCAGCAGCAGCAGCCCCGTTCTAGCCGCTGTACGCCTCCCTGGGGGCCCCGCAGGACCGCACAGCCCCCCTCCCCGGCCGGGGGGGGGCAACCTGATAGGCGCTCAGGGAGCCGTCTGCGGCCTCAGGTTGCCTGGGGGTGCCTCGGGGTCCGGTGCGCGGAACTGCGCCCCCGATCGCTCACCGGCCACTGACGAACCGGCTGTGGGAGCAGATCAAGGATCTGCTCCCACAGCACCCGGCGAGAGACGGCCGCCAGACTGACCATCACAGGATGATCGATACGCCCGACGTCGCCCATCACCCCCGACCGCGGCGTCTCATGCCTGCTGCGGCGGCCTCACGAAGATCACCTCATGGAAGGACGACCCGTCCTCCGCCACCGTGGGGCGCCTCGTGGAAGCGACCCTGCACTCCCTGACGACACCGCCCTCCGCCCCGACCGGCGGCGGCCCGTTCCCGCTCCACGACCACGCCCGCCGCCGCGGCTCCCGGACAGCCGGCTCCGGCAGAAGCCGCCGTTCCCGCGCACCGGCAGCAGGCCGTACCGGCCAGGGGCGCGGGGCGTACGCGGTGACGGCGAAGGCACCCGCGCCCGGACGGCAGGGCTTCGGGGCGCGAGCGGACCGGGTACGGGTGGCCTGGTGGGCGCTGTCGGGCCGGGACCGGATCGGCATCGAGGGACTGCTGCTGTCCGGCGCGCTGGTCGCGGCCGCCTGGCGGGCCGGCCACCTGGGTCTTGTGCAGGCGGACTTCGTCCTGTCGGTGCTCGGCGGCACGGCCGGTGTGGCCACCCTGTGCCGGGGCGCCGTGTGGCGGCCGGAGCCCGCCGCGTCTGTGGCGGGGCCGCTTGTGGCGCCCTCGGAGGAAGTCCAGCGGCACGCCGCCCGCGAGGCAGGCACAGGGCCCGGCGCCTGACCGGAGAGAGCTGCGGGAGGACGCGGAAACCCGCTGCCGCTCCTCATGATCGTTCCTACCCAATTGGGTAGGCGCCCGTGTGTTCCAGAGTTCTGGAACACACGGAGCACCGTTGGGTCCCCCACACTTGTTCCCAGGTCAGCGGCTGTTCAGGGACAGAGATCCGGTATCAGCCCCAGTCGTAGAACTCGTTGATTCCCTCTGAGTAGTCGACCTCTCCCCTCCGCTGCTGGATGTCCGGCGTGTCTGCGTGAGCGGCTCCGGTCAGGGACAGGGCTGCTGCGGCGAGGAGGATGGATGCTGCGATTCGAATCTTCGTGATCATGGCTTGTTCAACGGTGCTCGCTGCCGAGCGTCACGGTGACGTTCTTGCTGGACAGGCTGCTGCAGATTCCTCCGCCGCTACCTCGCCCAGTCCACGCCGAGTTCGGCGAGCTGGGCGAGCTGCTCGCGCTCCAGCCGGTCGCGGCGCTGTTTCTGGTTGACGATCCACACCCCGGTCCGGTGCTCCGTCGTCGGGGAGAAGCTCGACATGCCCGCGCCCCGGCAGACTGCCGCCCTCCCGCTCCCGGTACGGGGCTGTGCCAGGGGCGGGCTGCCGTGCGAGGGCAGTGCGGGGCCTGACGTGCCGCAGTGCCGGGTGGCGGGCGGCGGAGAACTGGACCATGCCGAGGCGGTCGTTCATGTTGACGATGTGTTCTTCAAAGTGGGCGCTCTCGCTGCCGTCGTGGTTGTAGGCGTCGACGACCTTGCGGAAGCCTCCCTGGTTGTTGAGGCTGGGGAGCTTGTCGTCTTCAAGGAGCTGGAGGAGGTCGGTGGACTCGGCCAGTGTCCAGTAATCCCCCAGGTAGGCGGTGCGGGCCCGGTTGTAGGCGGAGCGTCCCTTGTCCGCGACCTGTCGGCCCTTCAGGTTCCAGCTTGTGGCCTTGCCCCCCTCGGGGGTGAACATCCAGATCCTGGCATGAGTTGGCCTGGACAACGGATTGCGGCGTAGCAGCGAGTGCGACGCGGACTATCCCGCGCGGTGGTTGTCCTGTGATGTCCTGCGTCATCGCAGTAGGGGGTCCGTGCCGTCGAAGATTGATCAGCGTTCCGTGAGCGGTGTCGAGCCCGTCGGCAGGCGTGCGGTGTCGATGAAGTCCGATCTTCGCCATCGAGGCTTGATCGCGTTCACTCGATCGGCTGAACGGAGCCTGGTGGGAGCCGCCGGAACCCTTGATCGTTTAGCGTGCGACACGTACCGCGACAAGCCGTCGACAATGAGGGGACACCCATGGGCTA
Coding sequences:
- a CDS encoding DUF6233 domain-containing protein, coding for MTANGNRAASFSYQAAEHRRPVHQLPVRLHTGDCWDTGKRCVPAAAEQVRQLLAEGVPACIHCRPDTALGVLE